One window of the Camelus ferus isolate YT-003-E chromosome 12, BCGSAC_Cfer_1.0, whole genome shotgun sequence genome contains the following:
- the ADM2 gene encoding protein ADM2 isoform X2 — protein sequence MAWHLTVTLGCISFLYLQFPGTLSLGLGGSRLPARPREPPARTSSSGLQPRYPGTRPVIWKLHRALQPQKSASLAPAMGQALRNGPRQHLGAHRPRAQLLRVGCVLGTCQVQNLSHRLWQLVRSAGLQDSPPVDPSSPHSYG from the exons ATGGCCTGGCACCTGACGGTCACCCTCGGTTGCATCAGCTTCCTCTACCTGCAGTTCCCAGGCACACTGTCCCTCGGCCTGGGCGGGAGCCGGCTGCCGGCGCGACCCAG GGAGCCCCCAGCCCGGACTTCTTCCAGTGGCTTGCAGCCCCGTTACCCTGGAACCCGGCCTGTGATCTGGAAGTTGCACCGAGCCCTCCAGCCACAGAAGAGTGCCAGCCTGGCCCCTGCTATGGGTCAGGCTCTCCGGAATGGCCCTCGCCAACACTTGGGTGCCCACAGGCCCCGAGCCCAGCTCCTGCGTGtgggctgtgtgctgggcacctgCCAAGTGCAGAATCTCAGTCACCGCCTGTGGCAGCTTGTCAGGTCTGCTGGCCTGCAGGACTCCCCCCCTGTGGACCCCAGCAGTCCCCACAGCTATGGCTGA